From Streptomyces sp. Edi4, one genomic window encodes:
- a CDS encoding polysaccharide deacetylase family protein, with product MTATPSGPVPVLMYHAVSHSPAEAAHGLSVTPDAFAAQMDLLARLGRTPLTTAQLAHAWRSGRPLPRHPVLITFDDGYEGVHRHALPVLARHGFASTLFVSTGWLRGAHEVGGAPDTMLDWDQVRALAAAGTEIGGHSHSHPQLDQLDDARLWSETSRCREILAGELGRAPVSFAYPYGYSTRRVRRTVRSAGFAQALAVGNALAERSQGPYAIERVTIRRTTGIETFERLLCGRGRDIARVFAKDRALTKGYAVMRGARRSWRALGGP from the coding sequence ATGACGGCCACGCCGAGCGGGCCCGTCCCCGTCCTCATGTACCACGCGGTGTCCCACTCCCCCGCCGAGGCCGCCCACGGGCTGTCGGTCACGCCGGACGCCTTCGCGGCCCAGATGGACCTGCTGGCCCGCCTCGGCCGCACACCGCTCACCACCGCCCAGCTCGCGCACGCCTGGCGTTCGGGCCGGCCGCTGCCGCGCCACCCCGTCCTGATCACCTTCGACGACGGTTACGAAGGGGTGCACCGCCACGCCCTGCCGGTCCTGGCCCGGCACGGCTTCGCCTCCACGCTCTTCGTCTCCACCGGCTGGCTGCGTGGCGCCCACGAGGTGGGCGGCGCCCCGGACACCATGCTCGACTGGGACCAGGTACGCGCCCTCGCGGCTGCCGGGACCGAGATCGGCGGGCACAGCCACAGCCATCCCCAGCTGGACCAGCTCGACGACGCGCGGCTGTGGTCCGAGACATCGCGCTGCCGGGAGATCCTGGCCGGGGAACTGGGCCGGGCACCCGTGTCGTTCGCCTACCCCTACGGCTACTCCACGCGCCGGGTACGGCGCACGGTGCGCTCGGCGGGGTTCGCCCAGGCGCTCGCCGTGGGCAACGCGCTCGCCGAGCGGAGCCAGGGTCCGTACGCCATCGAGCGGGTGACGATCCGGCGCACCACCGGCATCGAGACGTTCGAACGGCTCCTGTGCGGGAGAGGACGCGACATCGCGCGCGTCTTCGCCAAGGACCGCGCCCTGACCAAGGGGTACGCCGTGATGCGCGGCGCCCGCCGGTCCTGGCGCGCGCTCGGCGGCCCCTGA
- a CDS encoding GntR family transcriptional regulator has protein sequence MTLKIVIDQGAATAPYEQLRAQIADRARSGKLPVGYKLPTVRGLAEELGLAANTVAKAYRALEADGVVETRGRNGTFVAAAGDASQRLAAAAAAAYAGEARRLGLGRDAARAAVEDALRAAYGA, from the coding sequence GTGACCCTCAAGATCGTGATTGACCAGGGCGCGGCCACCGCGCCGTACGAGCAACTGCGCGCCCAGATCGCCGACCGGGCCCGGTCGGGGAAACTGCCGGTCGGCTACAAACTGCCCACGGTCCGCGGCCTGGCCGAGGAGCTGGGGCTCGCCGCGAACACGGTGGCCAAGGCCTACCGGGCCCTTGAGGCGGACGGGGTCGTGGAGACCCGGGGCCGCAACGGCACGTTCGTCGCGGCGGCGGGGGACGCGTCACAGCGCCTCGCGGCGGCCGCGGCGGCAGCGTACGCGGGGGAGGCCCGCAGGCTGGGACTGGGGCGGGACGCCGCCCGCGCCGCTGTCGAGGACGCGCTGCGGGCGGCCTACGGCGCGTGA
- a CDS encoding ABC transporter permease gives MTSLTHDSTALLGRQLQRLKHAPGVLILTQTMPITMLLFFGYVFGSALATPGERYRAFLVPGLLVATAANGLMTGMFQAAQDSHRGVMNRLRTLPMSRAAVPLGQSAADLLTHAAGTIPLMAVGFAVGWRAERGLPGLLGAFGLLLLFRLAATWAGLFLGLLTRSEEAAGQLGSATFVLPLLSNAYIPTDHLPGWLRAIAEWNPISALSSAVRDLCGNASPTQGAAWPVAHPVAGSLSWCALLLAVFVPLAIRRYAHSGR, from the coding sequence ATGACGTCGCTCACCCACGACAGCACCGCGCTGCTCGGCCGCCAGCTCCAGCGCCTCAAGCACGCGCCCGGCGTGCTGATCCTCACCCAGACGATGCCGATCACGATGCTCCTGTTCTTCGGCTACGTCTTCGGCAGCGCGCTCGCCACACCGGGCGAGCGGTACCGGGCCTTCCTGGTACCGGGCCTCCTGGTGGCGACCGCGGCCAACGGCCTGATGACCGGCATGTTCCAGGCCGCCCAGGACTCCCACCGAGGGGTGATGAACCGGCTGCGCACCCTGCCGATGAGCCGGGCCGCGGTGCCGCTCGGCCAGAGCGCGGCCGATCTGCTCACGCACGCGGCAGGCACGATCCCTTTGATGGCGGTCGGGTTCGCGGTCGGCTGGCGCGCCGAGCGCGGACTGCCGGGCCTGCTCGGCGCGTTCGGACTCCTGCTGCTGTTCCGCCTCGCGGCCACCTGGGCGGGGCTCTTCCTCGGCCTGCTCACCCGCAGCGAGGAGGCGGCGGGACAGCTGGGCTCGGCGACCTTCGTCCTGCCCCTGCTCTCCAACGCCTACATCCCGACGGACCACCTGCCGGGCTGGCTGCGCGCGATCGCCGAGTGGAACCCGATCAGCGCGCTCTCCTCGGCCGTCCGGGATCTGTGCGGCAACGCCTCGCCCACGCAGGGCGCCGCGTGGCCGGTCGCCCACCCGGTGGCGGGCTCGCTCTCCTGGTGCGCCTTGCTGCTGGCCGTCTTCGTGCCGCTCGCGATACGCCGCTACGCGCACTCGGGCCGCTAG
- a CDS encoding SGNH/GDSL hydrolase family protein: protein MKLSRIAAYAWALVLAVALSLTGAGVAAAATQAAGSHYVALGDSYSSGVGSGSYDSSSGSCKRSTRAYPALWAAAHSPASFDFTACSGARTGDVTASQLGPLSSTTDLVSITIGGNDAGFSDVMTNCVLYSESTCLSKVAAARAYVDSTLPGLLDSVYSAIRSKAPNADVVVIGYPHFYKIGGSCVAGLSENSRSAINGAADELNTVTAKRAADHGFTFADVVAGFTNHEICSSSPWLNSVVWTNIGESYHPTAAGQSGAYLPAFTRAA, encoded by the coding sequence ATGAAACTGTCCCGAATCGCGGCTTATGCATGGGCGCTCGTGCTGGCTGTCGCGCTTTCCCTCACCGGGGCCGGCGTGGCAGCGGCGGCAACCCAGGCGGCCGGATCCCACTACGTGGCCCTCGGCGACTCGTACTCCTCCGGCGTCGGCTCCGGGAGTTACGACAGTTCGAGCGGCAGCTGCAAGCGCTCCACCAGGGCCTATCCGGCCCTGTGGGCGGCGGCGCATTCACCCGCCTCGTTCGACTTCACCGCTTGTTCCGGCGCTCGTACGGGTGATGTGACGGCAAGCCAGCTCGGCCCCCTGAGCTCCACCACCGACCTCGTCTCGATCACCATCGGAGGCAACGACGCCGGCTTCTCGGACGTCATGACCAACTGCGTCCTGTACTCGGAGTCCACCTGCCTCAGCAAGGTGGCGGCGGCCCGCGCCTACGTCGACTCGACGCTGCCCGGCCTGCTCGACTCGGTGTACTCGGCGATCAGATCCAAGGCCCCCAACGCCGACGTCGTCGTCATCGGCTACCCGCACTTCTACAAGATCGGCGGCAGCTGCGTCGCCGGTCTCAGCGAGAACTCCCGCTCGGCCATCAACGGCGCCGCCGACGAGCTCAACACGGTGACCGCCAAGCGCGCCGCCGACCACGGCTTCACCTTCGCCGACGTCGTTGCGGGCTTCACCAACCACGAGATCTGCTCCAGCAGCCCGTGGCTCAACAGCGTCGTATGGACCAACATCGGCGAGTCCTACCACCCGACCGCCGCCGGCCAGTCCGGCGCCTACCTGCCCGCCTTCACCCGCGCCGCCTGA
- a CDS encoding DUF402 domain-containing protein has translation MTTNPAETAGAPIHVVLVKAGRTKLRYPASVVSDDGTRLTARAPWATESTRDFGFVRFEPGDVFTEHYWRDRWYAVKEVRAGDASLKGWYCDITRPAVVRDGEVIAEDLDLDLWVSADGSAVLRLDEDEFAAGGLAERDPEAAARAVAALDELELLAKLGRFTALID, from the coding sequence ATGACCACGAACCCCGCCGAGACGGCCGGCGCCCCCATCCATGTCGTCCTGGTCAAGGCCGGGCGCACCAAGCTGCGTTACCCGGCGTCGGTGGTGTCCGACGACGGGACCCGGCTGACCGCGCGGGCCCCCTGGGCCACGGAGAGCACCCGGGACTTCGGCTTCGTACGGTTCGAGCCGGGCGATGTGTTCACCGAGCACTACTGGCGCGATCGCTGGTACGCCGTGAAGGAGGTGCGCGCGGGCGACGCCTCGCTCAAGGGCTGGTACTGCGACATCACCCGGCCCGCCGTGGTGCGGGACGGCGAGGTCATCGCCGAAGACCTCGATCTCGACCTATGGGTCTCGGCGGACGGCTCCGCCGTACTGCGCCTGGACGAGGACGAGTTCGCCGCCGGCGGTCTGGCCGAGCGCGACCCCGAGGCGGCGGCCCGCGCGGTGGCAGCACTCGACGAGCTCGAACTCCTGGCGAAGCTCGGCCGGTTCACGGCGCTCATCGACTGA
- a CDS encoding xylan 1,4-beta-xylosidase, giving the protein MMERHRASAIRGGGPGGRYRRRIPAMVVAVLLALAGCDGSDHDLGEPGPGRTGPSNTGLALGWGFTHTQYSADSGADDAVARARRLLAARALPQNQAIMGWGVGNPEPAPGAYDFTDLDRRVAYIRSTGATPVITLCCAPDWMKGGRPGAAGTNWSTRSLETAPLPAHYADFAALAARIAERYPDVRHFIVWNEFKGFYDDTRHRWDYEGYTRLYNQVYDALKKVDKTNLVGGPYLAMDSYGPGDQSYASGLKGPWGSVDQRVLDAFTYWNKHKAGADFVVVDGAGFTRAGRLLPDAFAAADKLTAVSEWVRGVSGLPLWWAEYYIEPEASGWSEQRRVATQAVAMAALARGGTSTAFYWNPEQRGGPCPGCLWRPTQRGDGGAPLAMYALIAKFAEAFPPGIRFTSVEVTAGADTAGLRTLASATDVLVVNTLDHAVEAKADGASFPLAAYEVRWLRR; this is encoded by the coding sequence ATGATGGAACGTCACCGCGCGAGCGCCATCCGGGGCGGCGGACCCGGCGGCCGGTACAGGCGCCGGATCCCGGCGATGGTGGTCGCCGTCCTGCTCGCCCTGGCCGGGTGCGACGGTTCAGACCATGACCTGGGCGAGCCCGGCCCCGGGCGGACCGGGCCGAGCAACACCGGCCTCGCGCTCGGCTGGGGCTTCACCCACACCCAGTACAGCGCCGACAGTGGCGCCGACGACGCCGTGGCGCGCGCCCGCCGGCTGCTCGCGGCGCGGGCCCTGCCGCAGAACCAGGCGATCATGGGCTGGGGCGTGGGCAACCCCGAACCGGCGCCCGGCGCCTACGACTTCACCGACCTCGACCGCCGTGTCGCCTACATCCGCTCCACCGGTGCCACCCCCGTCATCACCCTGTGCTGCGCGCCCGACTGGATGAAGGGCGGCCGCCCGGGAGCGGCGGGGACCAACTGGAGCACGCGCTCCCTTGAGACGGCTCCGCTGCCCGCCCACTACGCGGACTTCGCGGCGCTTGCCGCCCGCATCGCCGAGCGCTATCCGGACGTGCGGCACTTCATCGTGTGGAACGAGTTCAAGGGCTTCTACGACGACACCCGCCACCGCTGGGACTACGAGGGCTACACCCGGCTCTACAACCAGGTCTACGACGCGCTGAAGAAGGTCGACAAAACCAATCTGGTCGGCGGCCCCTATCTGGCCATGGACAGCTACGGACCGGGGGACCAGTCGTACGCGTCCGGCCTCAAAGGCCCCTGGGGCTCGGTCGACCAGCGGGTGCTCGACGCCTTCACATACTGGAACAAGCACAAGGCGGGCGCCGACTTCGTGGTCGTCGACGGCGCCGGCTTCACCCGCGCGGGCCGGCTGCTGCCCGACGCCTTCGCCGCCGCCGACAAGCTCACGGCCGTCAGCGAGTGGGTGCGCGGCGTGAGCGGGCTGCCGCTGTGGTGGGCGGAGTACTACATCGAGCCCGAGGCGTCGGGGTGGAGCGAACAGCGGCGCGTGGCCACGCAGGCCGTCGCCATGGCCGCCCTGGCGCGCGGCGGCACGAGCACCGCGTTCTACTGGAACCCCGAACAGCGCGGCGGGCCCTGCCCGGGCTGTCTGTGGCGTCCGACCCAACGGGGAGACGGCGGCGCCCCGTTGGCGATGTACGCGCTCATCGCCAAGTTCGCCGAGGCCTTTCCGCCGGGCATCCGCTTCACGAGCGTCGAGGTGACCGCGGGCGCCGACACCGCCGGGCTCCGGACGCTCGCGAGCGCCACGGACGTCCTCGTCGTCAACACCCTCGATCACGCGGTGGAGGCGAAGGCCGACGGAGCCTCGTTCCCGCTGGCCGCCTACGAGGTGCGCTGGCTACGGCGCTGA
- a CDS encoding glycosyltransferase family 2 protein, giving the protein MTVRQFSVVICAYTEDRWTDILAAVSSVRAQSLPPLETLVVVDHNERLLARLGEEYADHALSGEVRVLANAGPRGLSAGRNTAIAAARGAFVAFLDDDAVAERDWLRHFAEGYADPRVMAVGGRTLPSWASGRRPAWFPEEFDWIVGCTYRGLPGGRVAVRNVLGGNASFRACAFDAAGGFATGIGRDGDRRPLGCEETELCIRLSGALPGAVLLIDDRAVIHHRVPAVRERFGYFRARAYAEGLSKALVARSVGRAKGLEAERRYTSRVLPAAVARGARDAVLGRAGGAGRAGAIVAGVAAAACGYLVGTVRARRGTMVFTVAPVVRAGRAGPPEEGEAA; this is encoded by the coding sequence TTGACGGTGCGTCAATTCTCGGTGGTGATCTGCGCGTACACCGAGGACCGCTGGACGGACATCCTGGCGGCGGTCTCCTCGGTGCGCGCCCAGTCGCTGCCGCCCCTGGAGACACTGGTCGTGGTGGACCACAACGAACGGCTGCTGGCCCGGCTCGGCGAGGAGTACGCCGACCACGCGCTGTCCGGGGAGGTGCGGGTGCTCGCCAACGCGGGCCCCCGGGGCCTCTCGGCCGGACGCAACACCGCGATCGCCGCCGCCCGGGGCGCGTTCGTGGCCTTCCTCGACGACGACGCGGTGGCCGAGCGCGACTGGCTGCGCCACTTCGCCGAGGGATACGCGGACCCCCGGGTGATGGCGGTCGGCGGCCGCACCCTGCCCTCCTGGGCCTCGGGGCGCAGACCCGCCTGGTTTCCCGAGGAGTTCGACTGGATCGTCGGCTGCACCTACCGGGGACTGCCGGGGGGCCGGGTCGCGGTGCGCAACGTCCTCGGCGGCAACGCCTCCTTCCGCGCGTGCGCCTTCGACGCCGCGGGCGGCTTCGCCACGGGCATCGGCCGCGACGGGGACCGGCGCCCGCTCGGCTGCGAGGAGACGGAGCTGTGCATCCGGCTGAGCGGCGCGCTGCCCGGCGCGGTGCTGCTCATCGACGACCGCGCGGTCATCCACCACCGGGTGCCCGCGGTCCGCGAGCGCTTCGGCTACTTCCGCGCGCGGGCGTACGCGGAAGGGCTCTCCAAGGCGCTGGTGGCCCGAAGCGTGGGGCGCGCCAAGGGACTTGAGGCCGAGCGCCGCTACACGAGCCGGGTGCTTCCGGCCGCGGTCGCCCGAGGAGCGCGCGACGCGGTGCTCGGCCGGGCCGGGGGCGCGGGGCGCGCGGGCGCGATCGTGGCCGGCGTCGCGGCGGCGGCCTGCGGCTATCTGGTCGGCACCGTGCGGGCCCGCAGGGGCACCATGGTCTTCACCGTCGCTCCCGTCGTGCGCGCGGGACGGGCCGGGCCCCCCGAAGAGGGTGAGGCGGCATGA
- a CDS encoding GNAT family N-acetyltransferase has product MNHEIRLANADDVPRVKEVTDAAYRPYIERIGVAPAPMEADHAADVAAGRVFVTGDPVVGVLVLVPEPDHLFLESVSVHPDVRGTGLGRRLLRFVEDHARELGLLEIRLYTNAMMWENQRIYPRYGYELVERRVDGAYDRLHYRRTLTP; this is encoded by the coding sequence ATGAACCATGAGATCCGCCTCGCGAACGCCGACGACGTACCCCGCGTGAAGGAGGTCACCGACGCCGCCTACCGCCCCTACATCGAACGCATCGGCGTGGCCCCCGCACCCATGGAGGCCGACCACGCGGCCGACGTCGCGGCGGGACGGGTCTTCGTCACCGGCGACCCGGTGGTCGGGGTCCTGGTCCTCGTCCCCGAACCGGACCATCTCTTCCTCGAATCGGTGTCCGTCCACCCGGACGTCAGGGGCACGGGCCTCGGACGGCGGCTGCTGCGCTTCGTGGAAGACCACGCGCGAGAGCTGGGCCTCCTGGAAATCCGGCTCTACACCAACGCGATGATGTGGGAGAACCAGCGGATCTATCCCCGGTACGGGTACGAGCTGGTCGAGCGGCGCGTGGATGGGGCGTACGACCGCCTGCACTATCGCAGGACGCTCACCCCGTGA
- a CDS encoding lytic polysaccharide monooxygenase, which produces MTVLAAGPAAAHGSMTDPVSRVAACYAEGPEHPGSAACKAAVAAGGAQALYDWNAVNMANAAGRSRQIIPDGKLCGAGNDKYKGLDLPRADWPATQLSAGSHTFHYKGTAPHKGSFALYITKDGYDPSKPLTWSDLEPTPFLKVTDPPMRGGDYVFTGKIPARSGRHLIYSIWQRSDSPEAFYTCSDVVFGKDSGTTGAPAPAASAPTDREIAAGAAKSKVQHHHASAAPGAPSNAATPQAPANTAAPDAVAPDGAGTPAPRKLAETGGDGSASYLAIGGAGAITLGAVTLFAALRRRAAAGRPGR; this is translated from the coding sequence CTGACGGTGCTCGCCGCCGGACCGGCCGCCGCCCACGGTTCCATGACGGATCCGGTCAGCCGGGTAGCGGCCTGTTACGCGGAAGGTCCGGAGCACCCCGGGTCGGCGGCGTGCAAGGCCGCCGTCGCGGCCGGTGGCGCGCAGGCCCTGTACGACTGGAACGCGGTGAACATGGCGAACGCCGCCGGCCGGTCCAGGCAGATCATCCCGGACGGCAAGCTGTGCGGCGCGGGCAACGACAAGTACAAGGGTCTCGACCTGCCGCGCGCCGACTGGCCGGCCACCCAGCTGTCGGCCGGCAGCCACACCTTCCACTACAAGGGAACGGCGCCGCACAAGGGCTCGTTCGCGCTCTACATCACCAAGGACGGCTACGACCCGTCGAAGCCGCTGACGTGGTCGGACCTGGAACCGACGCCGTTCCTCAAGGTCACCGATCCGCCGATGCGCGGCGGCGACTATGTCTTCACCGGGAAGATCCCAGCCCGTTCGGGGCGCCACCTGATCTACTCGATCTGGCAGCGTTCGGACAGCCCCGAGGCCTTCTACACCTGCTCCGACGTCGTGTTCGGCAAGGACAGCGGCACGACGGGCGCCCCGGCTCCCGCGGCCTCGGCGCCCACCGATCGGGAGATCGCGGCCGGCGCGGCGAAGTCGAAGGTCCAGCACCACCACGCCTCCGCCGCGCCCGGGGCGCCCTCGAACGCCGCCACTCCGCAGGCCCCCGCGAACACCGCCGCCCCGGACGCCGTCGCGCCGGACGGGGCCGGGACGCCCGCCCCGCGCAAGCTCGCCGAGACCGGGGGCGACGGCAGCGCCTCGTATCTGGCCATCGGGGGCGCCGGC
- a CDS encoding methyltransferase domain-containing protein, protein MDTDWDEAAATFDEEPDHGLLDPAVRAAWDERLGSWLPERPGQLLDLGCGTGSLSLLAAARGHRVTAVDLSPRMVERARAKLAGTGARVLTGDASRPPVEGGAFDVVLARHVVWALPDHEAALRHWWSLLRPGGRLVLVEGVWGATGIPAECLTGALARLNAVTRCERLTGDAQLWGREVDDERYAVIATASGA, encoded by the coding sequence ATGGACACCGACTGGGACGAAGCGGCCGCCACTTTCGACGAGGAGCCCGACCACGGGCTGCTCGACCCCGCCGTGCGCGCCGCCTGGGACGAGCGCCTGGGAAGCTGGTTGCCCGAGCGCCCGGGGCAGTTGCTCGACCTCGGGTGCGGCACCGGGAGCCTGTCGCTGCTGGCCGCCGCGCGGGGCCACCGGGTGACGGCCGTCGATCTGTCGCCCCGCATGGTCGAGCGGGCCCGGGCAAAGCTCGCCGGCACCGGCGCGCGGGTGCTGACCGGCGACGCGTCGCGGCCACCCGTCGAAGGGGGCGCCTTCGACGTGGTGCTGGCCCGCCACGTGGTGTGGGCCCTGCCCGATCACGAGGCGGCGCTGCGCCACTGGTGGTCCCTGCTGAGGCCGGGCGGCCGGCTCGTCCTGGTCGAGGGGGTGTGGGGCGCCACCGGCATACCCGCCGAGTGCCTGACCGGAGCGCTGGCTCGGCTGAACGCCGTGACGCGCTGCGAACGGCTCACCGGGGACGCCCAGTTGTGGGGGCGCGAGGTCGACGACGAACGGTACGCGGTGATCGCCACGGCGTCCGGAGCCTGA
- a CDS encoding DUF5925 domain-containing protein: protein MRGRPRCRIMGAMSANPEAALPIRLTMDDGDSPADVVDALFLGRFATGEQPFSHSSSIDPVKKGVSLLPPAAKVLRTARDDDRSTTLAEGAGWTLLVSRWSRGADVTVTATSAELAEQVLKQATEGAEDEPEPRPENVTMGFWYVSPRRGPHRTTRQIAAGTWEEVRPNYTAPVADALDRLMKVTPDDIAGRLLLLHGPPGTGKTSALRTLARSWRDWCQVDCVLDPERLFNDIGYLMDIAIGEDEGSAKGRWRLLLLEDCDELIRGEAKHTAGQALSRLLNLTDGLLGQGRNVLVGVTTNEDLERLHPAVVRPGRCLARIEVGPLTRTEAVGWLGTEEGVARDGATLAELYGLRRGTSPASVPSPRAGADAGLYL, encoded by the coding sequence ATGCGCGGGCGGCCCCGTTGCCGGATCATGGGCGCCATGTCCGCGAACCCAGAAGCCGCCCTGCCGATCCGGCTGACCATGGACGACGGCGATTCGCCGGCCGACGTGGTCGACGCGCTCTTCCTCGGCCGCTTCGCCACGGGCGAGCAGCCGTTCTCGCACAGCTCCTCCATCGACCCGGTCAAGAAGGGCGTCAGCCTGCTGCCGCCCGCCGCCAAGGTGCTGCGGACCGCCCGCGACGACGACCGCAGCACGACGCTCGCCGAGGGCGCGGGCTGGACGCTGCTGGTCTCGCGCTGGAGCCGGGGCGCGGACGTGACGGTGACCGCGACCAGCGCGGAACTGGCGGAACAGGTGCTGAAACAGGCCACCGAGGGCGCCGAGGACGAGCCGGAGCCGCGGCCGGAGAACGTCACGATGGGCTTCTGGTACGTCTCGCCGCGCCGTGGCCCGCACCGCACGACCCGGCAGATCGCGGCCGGCACCTGGGAGGAGGTGCGGCCCAACTACACCGCGCCGGTGGCCGACGCGCTCGACCGCCTGATGAAGGTGACGCCGGACGACATCGCGGGCCGCCTGCTCCTGCTGCACGGCCCGCCGGGGACGGGCAAGACCTCCGCGCTGCGCACCCTGGCCAGGTCCTGGCGCGACTGGTGCCAGGTGGACTGCGTGCTCGACCCGGAACGCCTCTTCAACGACATCGGCTATCTGATGGACATCGCGATCGGTGAGGACGAGGGCAGCGCGAAGGGCCGCTGGCGGCTGCTGCTCCTCGAGGACTGCGACGAGCTGATCCGTGGCGAGGCCAAGCACACGGCGGGCCAGGCTCTTTCACGGCTGCTCAATCTGACCGACGGCCTGCTGGGCCAGGGCCGCAACGTCCTGGTGGGGGTCACGACCAACGAGGACCTTGAGCGCCTGCACCCGGCGGTGGTACGCCCGGGCCGCTGCCTCGCCCGCATCGAGGTGGGCCCGCTGACCCGGACGGAGGCGGTCGGCTGGCTGGGCACGGAGGAGGGCGTGGCCCGCGACGGCGCGACCCTGGCCGAGCTGTACGGTCTGCGCCGCGGCACGTCGCCCGCGTCCGTGCCCAGCCCTCGGGCCGGCGCGGACGCGGGGCTCTATCTGTGA
- a CDS encoding glycosyltransferase family 2 protein — MANSPVHAPSAPAGSRIPAAYRPVSANLAIAPPVSVVIPAMNEAENLPHVFGSLPDWIHEVVLVDGNSTDDTVRVARELWPGVKVVRQVGKGKGDALISGFAACTGDIIVMVDADGSADGDEIVSYVSALAGGADFAKGSRFANGGGTDDMTPIRRLGNAVLCGIVNRKFGARYTDLCYGYNAFWKHCLDKIVLDCTGFEIETLINIRIVKAGLRVQEVPSYEYNRIHGVSHLSAVRDGIRVLKVILKEKAVPRALRRTQAVFLNARRGASS; from the coding sequence ATGGCGAATTCACCGGTTCACGCGCCGTCCGCCCCGGCTGGCAGCCGAATACCCGCCGCTTATCGTCCGGTTTCCGCGAATCTCGCGATCGCGCCGCCGGTGAGCGTCGTGATCCCGGCCATGAATGAGGCCGAAAACCTTCCGCATGTGTTCGGGTCCCTCCCGGACTGGATCCATGAAGTCGTCCTGGTCGACGGGAATTCCACCGACGACACGGTGCGGGTCGCGCGCGAACTGTGGCCCGGCGTCAAGGTCGTCAGGCAGGTCGGCAAGGGCAAGGGTGACGCCTTGATCAGCGGCTTCGCCGCCTGCACCGGCGACATCATCGTGATGGTCGACGCGGACGGCTCGGCCGACGGCGACGAGATCGTCAGCTACGTCTCGGCGCTGGCCGGCGGCGCCGACTTCGCCAAGGGGTCCCGCTTCGCCAACGGCGGCGGCACCGACGACATGACCCCGATCCGCAGACTGGGCAACGCCGTGCTGTGCGGCATCGTCAACCGCAAGTTCGGCGCCCGCTACACAGACCTCTGCTACGGCTACAACGCCTTCTGGAAGCACTGCCTGGACAAGATCGTGCTGGACTGCACCGGGTTCGAGATAGAGACCCTGATCAACATCCGGATCGTCAAGGCGGGACTGCGCGTCCAGGAGGTCCCGAGCTACGAGTACAACCGCATCCACGGCGTCTCCCACCTCAGCGCGGTGCGCGACGGCATCCGGGTGCTCAAGGTGATCCTCAAGGAGAAGGCGGTGCCCAGGGCGCTACGGCGCACCCAGGCGGTCTTCCTCAACGCCCGGCGGGGAGCATCGTCTTGA